The following DNA comes from Bacteroidota bacterium.
AGGCCGATGATGCCTGCTTTTGTGGCAGAGTATGCCGGGAATGAACTAAATGGCTGGTCTTCATATATTCTGTGATCAGGTCCAACAACACCATAAATACTGGCAATATTAATAAGGCTTCCACCACCGCCTTCCTTTAATACTTTCCCAATCTCACGTGCAAAAAGAAAGGCTCCTGTCAGATTGATGTCTATCGCTTTTTGCCACAGATCTAACGGATATTCCTCGAATTTGGGAAAGGAACTACCCTCACAGGCAAGGGCTTCGCCTGTGATCGCAGCGTTATAAATGGCGCCGTCCAACCCATTGAAAGGAAGAGCAGCATTAGCAATGCCTGAGACTATCGATTTTTCGTCTGCAGCGTTAATCTCAAAACCCGGAATACCCATTCCTTTTGCATCTTCTAAAACAGGACTTCCCGGCCGGTCAGCAATAATAAGTTTAGCACCCTGTTCAACAAGTAGTTGTGTGTGAGCACGACCCAAAACACCACATGCCCCCATTAATAATACCTTTTTGCCAATTATTCCTGTATCAATGCTCATTTCAATAATCCGTGTTTAAGTTTCATGAGATATTCAATCAAAAGAAAGTCAAAATCGGAATCCACATCCAGACTTTTTTCGCTTCCTATATTATATCCTTCCGTATGCCCATCCAATAAATAGTTTGCGCTACGAATGTAATCAGGCGCAAGCGCATAAATACTTGCCACATGTTCGAACACTGCCGGAGCATCCTGCCTGCGTACGATGGTGCCAGGCAATTTTTTGCAAATTTTAAGTGCGCCTTCTTCATTCGTTTCCAATAAATTGAAATAGGGATTCTTACGTGCTTCACAAATAGAGAATACACCATCAACACCATGTTTGCGGCGCTCATGGTATTGGGCAATGCATGCAGAGATATCACTTACATCCCGAAGTGGGTTTGTACAATCCAGATCAACATAGAGGTTATAGGATTCACTATAATATTCTTCACATGCCTGAAGTGCATGTTTAAATACCCCAAATTTTCCTGCTTCCGAACCAGAGAGATATTCCGGCCGTATAAACGGCGTTTCTGCCCCGGCAGCGCGGGCTATTTCTGCAATGACTTCCAAATCTGTGGAAACTACTACCCTGTCAATTTCCTTTGTCGCAAGTGCCTGTTCAATCGACCATACGATCAATGGTTTACCCAACATCTGGCGGATATTCTTCCCAGGTAAACCACGACTTCCACCACGGGCGGAAATTACGCAAATTGTTTTCATTTGTCAATCATTTTTTATATGATAATTTTTTTACCACTTAGATTGGCTTCACGTGCACATATCGCAACCATCAATGCTGAAATGCCATCCTGAAGGGAACATAGCGGGGGAACTGAATTGTCTATAAGTCTCTCAAGGAAATGAGCCATATGTTTAATAAACAGATCATTCCTTACAAACTCTTTTGGGACCTGGTCAACGATAAGGGTTTCTTTATTCGTATGATTATACAAAATGCCTTGAGAATACGACCAATTGAAAATAGAATTGGTTGTCATTACTTCTGCTTCACACCGATAAACAGGACTTGCCATATCAAGTTGAATATGGCCGGTAAGGCCACTGCTGTGTGTGAGTAATAAATTAGTTACATCATCGCCTGAAATATCAAGTTCACTTCTTTTCGATAATATTGCATTTACTTCAGCGATAGGTCCAAAGAACCAAATAGCTAAATCAATCTGATGAATCAAATCAAAAAGTGCGCCTCCTCCACGCATTTCATCCACACTATATGACTCACGATAATCCTTCCCCTTTCTCCAGGCATCAAGCCGATACCCCATAGCAAAACGGTAAGTCAGAATATTCTTGCTACCGATTTGTTGAAGTAACTTTGCAAATGCAATAAGATTCTGATGCGTACGAAGCTGACAACCAACTTCGACGATTTTTCCAAAAGACAATTGATGTAAATCTTCAATGCCAATCCAATTATGCGAAAGAGGTTTTTCAATGAACAGTGCTTTACCAGCTTGCAAAGCCGTTATTGCAATGGGAATATGATTGTCTGTGGCAGTTGCAATTACAACAGCATCAGCTTTTTCAATCGCGTCATCCAGATTTTCATTTACCTCAACATTAAATTCATCATGAATGGCTTTTAACAAATGAACCTGCGAACGCCATACTGTAACTTCAGCACCTAGCTGTATCAGATTCGCAATATGCCTTTTGCCTATTGAGCCTGCACCACAAACAAGAATACGTTTAGCCATTTTAACGGAACCACCCATTTTCATGAATACCTTTCAGGTTCATCCCTTTTCGAAGAATGTGTTTAGGATTGAGATCTACAGTTGCGAGACTTTCGGCTATTAATTTTCCGGAGCTCCCTCCACCGTATGGATTTACTGTCGTCGCACAAACAGAACGAAAATTTTCATCATCAAGACATTTCATTATTGCAGAATAGATTTCTTCCTTATTATAATCTGCATCAATTACATTATCTCCCCGCAGTCTTCCTTGCTGTCTTGATCCGATATTTACAGTGGGACATCCGAAAACTGGAGTCTCTTTAATGCCGGAGGAAGAATTTCCAACGCAGGCAACACGCCAATCCTGTGTTTTAGCCAATGCAAGGATGCCGTGATAAACAAAACGGCCAAGTGATGTATATAATTGAATATTAGGATTTTTAAGTTCTGACAGCTTTTTTAGTCCTTTAGATATCTTTTCGCCACCTGCATCATTATTTGGATAGGTCATAATTATCTGAACCCCCTCATCTGCCAGTTTAGCCAGGGCCTCCAGAGATGGCTCCAATTGCCAGGTTCCATCCTCGAATTCTGTTGTGACAGAATGTTGGGTAAACAGAACTAATGGTCGTTTGGGATTAAGTTGTAATCGTTTGATAAGATTTTCCGGCGTTTCAAATGAACCATACTTGATGAGGTCAATAGCAGGAAAGCCAACATTATTTACCCTCCAGGGATCTTCTCCCATAGCCAGTATGCGATTTGCAGCCTGTAAATTAGTAGTATAATGTAAGTGTGCAAGTTTTGACATGGCATGACGAACTGAGTCATCCAGTGCTCCGCCTTCTGTAATATCCCCACCTTCAATATGTGCTGTTGGCATATTCATTTGTGTACTTGTAATCACTGCCGCAAATCCTTCAAACCGGTCAGCATAAACCACAAAAATGTCTGGTTTTAGCTGATCCAGAACAGGTGTCAGATTGCTGATCCCTGAAGCAATAGCAAGAGCGGTTGAGGTTC
Coding sequences within:
- a CDS encoding SDR family oxidoreductase: MSIDTGIIGKKVLLMGACGVLGRAHTQLLVEQGAKLIIADRPGSPVLEDAKGMGIPGFEINAADEKSIVSGIANAALPFNGLDGAIYNAAITGEALACEGSSFPKFEEYPLDLWQKAIDINLTGAFLFAREIGKVLKEGGGGSLINIASIYGVVGPDHRIYEDQPFSSFPAYSATKAGIIGLTRWLATWWAKENIRVNCVSPGGVYNGHNQKFVEAYINRTPMGRMADREDITGILVYLLSDSSRYCTGQNIVVDGGLTTW
- a CDS encoding acylneuraminate cytidylyltransferase family protein; translation: MKTICVISARGGSRGLPGKNIRQMLGKPLIVWSIEQALATKEIDRVVVSTDLEVIAEIARAAGAETPFIRPEYLSGSEAGKFGVFKHALQACEEYYSESYNLYVDLDCTNPLRDVSDISACIAQYHERRKHGVDGVFSICEARKNPYFNLLETNEEGALKICKKLPGTIVRRQDAPAVFEHVASIYALAPDYIRSANYLLDGHTEGYNIGSEKSLDVDSDFDFLLIEYLMKLKHGLLK
- a CDS encoding Gfo/Idh/MocA family oxidoreductase — encoded protein: MKMGGSVKMAKRILVCGAGSIGKRHIANLIQLGAEVTVWRSQVHLLKAIHDEFNVEVNENLDDAIEKADAVVIATATDNHIPIAITALQAGKALFIEKPLSHNWIGIEDLHQLSFGKIVEVGCQLRTHQNLIAFAKLLQQIGSKNILTYRFAMGYRLDAWRKGKDYRESYSVDEMRGGGALFDLIHQIDLAIWFFGPIAEVNAILSKRSELDISGDDVTNLLLTHSSGLTGHIQLDMASPVYRCEAEVMTTNSIFNWSYSQGILYNHTNKETLIVDQVPKEFVRNDLFIKHMAHFLERLIDNSVPPLCSLQDGISALMVAICAREANLSGKKIII
- the neuC gene encoding UDP-N-acetylglucosamine 2-epimerase (hydrolyzing) translates to MNKKRVIAVFSGNRAEYGLQFPILQAIKNHPLLEYRLIVSGAHLDNNFGSTISEIRKDGFDIYAEVNIEMSGDKRTSTALAIASGISNLTPVLDQLKPDIFVVYADRFEGFAAVITSTQMNMPTAHIEGGDITEGGALDDSVRHAMSKLAHLHYTTNLQAANRILAMGEDPWRVNNVGFPAIDLIKYGSFETPENLIKRLQLNPKRPLVLFTQHSVTTEFEDGTWQLEPSLEALAKLADEGVQIIMTYPNNDAGGEKISKGLKKLSELKNPNIQLYTSLGRFVYHGILALAKTQDWRVACVGNSSSGIKETPVFGCPTVNIGSRQQGRLRGDNVIDADYNKEEIYSAIMKCLDDENFRSVCATTVNPYGGGSSGKLIAESLATVDLNPKHILRKGMNLKGIHENGWFR